Proteins from a genomic interval of Uloborus diversus isolate 005 chromosome 4, Udiv.v.3.1, whole genome shotgun sequence:
- the LOC129219760 gene encoding LOW QUALITY PROTEIN: palmitoyltransferase ZDHHC17-like (The sequence of the model RefSeq protein was modified relative to this genomic sequence to represent the inferred CDS: deleted 1 base in 1 codon), translated as MADEQDPSCTPVYYLGGTERTRHHSDPSSDSTCLPLAPAEDYSTYDIVKATQFGVFDRCREIVESGYDVNRPDSENVTLLHWAAINNRQEIVKYLISKGANVDTIGGELLSTPLHWATRQGHLAMVVLLMRHGADPAITDGEGCQCIHLAAQFGHTAIVAYLVAKGQNVNAADKNGMTPLMWSSYRIATNDPTRLLLTLGASLTMVDHHHKNTPLHWAVFARNNNAISLLLKAGVSLDEKNGRGKKIHQLIWPGDLTNRTSKKRLEEAKKDSDKKSHCLTIYRDKKIRYGCMVGSPFIVFYIIGALLESRESYLVKVGLLIILGIAVTIAGKLLFDDRILNMLPISVYLSTKFWMYVTWFMWFNPYVGDIWRTLGFMLCTMFLFYNFIKAWKSDPGVIQSTPEQRYRTIIELAERDGFHPNWFCSSCLVRRPLRSKHCSVCNQCIARFDHHCPWVGNCVGLGNHKYFVLYLFWLLVMIIWCLHGCFRFWKAHVSYSDTPFFHFLWSATRVSGWVSWIAANAMLHGFWVGCLLLCQLYQVVWLAMTTNERMNCSRYRHFKRDKNGRIRSPFYRGAFQNFLDFCEWKCCGLFQIDTRDWKQVYDSEDEGEGSMLLRTEHHYI; from the exons ATGGCGGACGAGCAAGATCCTTCATGTACACCGGTGTATTATCTCGGTGGAACGGAG AGAACAAGGCATCACAGTGATCCATCATCAGATTCTACTTGCCTTCCCCTCGCTCCCGCAGAAGACTACAGCACATACGACATTGTAAAGGCCACCCAATTCGGTGTTTTTGATCGTTGTCGTGAAATCGTCGAAAGTGGCTATGACGTCAATCGACCAGATTCCGAGAACGTCACCCTCCTCCACTGGGCAGCAATCAACAATCGCCAAGAAATCGTTAAATATCTTATATCTAAGGGAGCCAATGTCGACACAATAGGAGGAGAGCTGTTATCTACGCCACTGCACTGGGCTACTAG GCAAGGCCACCTTGCTATGGTCGTTCTACTGATGCGTCATGGAGCTGATCCTGCTATTACTGATGGAGAAG GCTGCCAGTGCATTCATTTGGCTGCTCAGTTCGGTCACACCGCCATTGTTGCTTATTTGGTTGCTAAAGGTCAGAATGTCAATGCTGCTGATAAGAATGGTATGACACCTCTCATGTGGTCTTCTTATCGAATTGCAAC GAATGATCCAACTAGGTTACTATTAACTTTGGGTGCTAGTCTGACCATGGTTGATCACCACCACAAAAATACTCCACTCCACTGG GCTGTGTTTGCTAGAAACAACAATGCCATCTCTTTGCTGCTGAAAGCCGGAGTAAGCTTGGATGAGAAAAATGGCAGAGGTAA AAAGATTCACCAATTGATATGGCCAGGAGACTTAACCAACCGTACATCCAAAAAACGTCTGGAAGAAGCTAAGAAAGACAGCGATAAAAAATCTCATTGTCTAACAATATATAGAGATAAG aaaattcgatATGGCTGCATGGTTGGTTCTCCTTTTATAGTCTTCTATATCATTGGTGCACTTCTGGAAAGTAGAGAATCATATCTTGTCAAAGTAGGGTTACTAATAATTCTTGGTATAGCAGTAACAATTGCAGGCAA ATTATTATTTGATGATCGAATTCTCAATATGCTTCCAATATCTGTTTACTTATCTACGAAGTTTTGGATGTATGTGACGTGGTTTATGTGGTTCAATCCCT ATGTAGGAGATATTTGGCGAACTCTAGGCTTTATGTTGTGTACAATGTtcctgttttataattttataaaggcATGGAAATCTGACCCTGGTGTAATACAGAGTACACCTGAACAAAGATATAGG ACAATTATTGAGTTGGCTGAAAGGGATGGTTTCCATCCAAATTGGTTTTGTAGTTCCTGTTTAGTACGCAGGCCTTTGCGATCAAAACATTGTTCTGTTTGCAATCAGTGTATAGCAAGGTTTGATCACCACTGCCCTTGGGTTGGCAATTGTGTTG GTCTTGGCAATCATAAGTATTTTGTTCTATATCTCTTCTGGCTGCTAGTTATGATCATTTGGTGCCTACACGGATGCTTCCGAT TTTGGAAGGCGCACGTTAGTTATAGTGacactccattttttcattttttgtggtcTGCAACTCGTGTGAGTGGATGGGTTAGTTGGATAGCTGCCAACGCTATGCTGCATGGCTTCTGGGTCGGTTGTCTTCTACTCTGTCAACTTTATCAA GTGGTGTGGTTAGCTATGACTAcaaatgaaagaatgaattgTTCAAGATATCGACATTTTAAAAGGGATAAAAACGGACGCATCCGAA